CGTTTTTGGCGTTCTTTCCTAATACCGCCTGTCACGCCCACATTGTAATTAACGTTGCCGTCATTGATTTGGAAGTGAGCTGATTACGGGCACACCTCAAGTGCCATTACGTGCTGCCACAACTACACATGGGCTATTTGTAAACTCATGGTAATATTCCTTCGTTTCATCCGAAGATACTGAAGGACAACTAAAAATTTGGCTCCACAGAACTGCAGCCTAATGTAGTGCTTCAATTCCTTGAAAGCGTCTTTTGATGATTATTTTAAACTGTGGATCACCAAAGCTGTCCTCATATGATGATGAAAATTTCAGTTAGTTTCAGGTTAATGAGCCGTTTTCTTGGTGCGCGCGGGTTTTCCAAGATTTTACCTGCAGCCATGGTGAAAGTACTATCGCGGTGCTAAAAACCCTCGTATCTCAGTGTATAGCTTTCATAAGTTAGACTTGCTTTCTTAACACGGTGTAAATACAGCGAGAAGGAATTTGGCATTTGCTGCTCCAAATATTAGGAAGATGTTACAacacagtttatttatttatttatttatttacttgtttatttaatCAATACTGCTAGCCTGGAAAAGTTGTGAGCAGGAGTGAAGTACAACAAGCATAAATACATAATACAGACATTACATACAATTTTCGCATCAAATAAATGAAGTTTGTTTTTTGCAAACGCGCTCACTCAATGCGCAGATGCATAAAATTATCAAGAAACAAATTGGGCTGAGAAATTTAGCGTTGAATTGTGTTAAACAGATTCCGGTATGCAGCCTATGACGCATATATCCTACAGCGAAATATAGAGGACTAAACGGGCAGTGAGTTTTATTGCATCCGTTGGGTCAACGTATCTTCGATGCTTTCATTTGTTCACAGATGTACAAGACCGGAGAAGAACTAATTACCTACGCAACTACCTCTACCAATACGCTTGCGGAAGGTGTCACTCCGATAGAGGAAAGGTGTTTTCCTGATGTGGCTATTACGGCCACAGGTGATAGTTGTCAGTTTTGGAGAGGGTAAGGCTTTAGCATATGGTTATattctgctttctttatgaacaaaccagatttctttttcttttagattTCATGGGATGAATTGCACTGCAAACTTTACAAAAGATGGAGGAAGCGAAAAATACAACGCAATGAATGCCTCCTGCAGATGTAAGTAAATCGCCGGTTGCAAATATTTTTGCGGCATGGTAACAAGCGCTGTATAACAAAAGGTGAGAAAACAGATGTGTTATGTAGATAACCTGCTTAAGAAGAAAGTACGCAAGGAGTCACAAAAGTTGTAAAATGAGGTTGCGAGTTACAATTTATGTAGTCAGTATGAGAAACATGTATTACACGCTGCATGTTTTGATAGCATTGTATTCAGAATACATCAATTTTATATTTGCGGCAGTGAAAGATCTGCTCGAAATATTCTATGCAAATTACAGTTTAAGAAGACGGTGACGTAAAACTAAAGCGAATAAATTTGGAGCGCGTACATTTGTATGCGTAATGGCTTAAGACAAGCAACGGCCGCGATAAATTTCAACTAACGTGTTTACCATTTTTATGACCTGGTCCTAAAGAAGATGTTTAGTGCGATCTCTAGGTAGTCTATATAGACTCATAATTGTCTTTATGCGTTATGCACAATGTATACGAACTCACGCTTACCTATGCTTGCGTTTGCAGTTTGTTACACGCTTAGCTTAAGCGTGATACTTCTCCACGCTTACCGATAACGCTTTCAAGGAGTGATCACCAAACCCACTTCGCGCTTAGCAGAAGTGACAGAGCGTCCTGTTCGCAAGCTTATTATGGCGTGATCATTGTCCACTCTTAGGGACGGCGCCTGGGGAACAGCGACTGTAGGGGGGAAGGGGGATTGCGTCGGCATCACGCCCCATCTCACCTCCAGTACATGCCTGGGAGGCTACAAAGAAGCAGCGGTATTTGTCGACTTGAGTTCCGTCTCCGAAGCGAGCTTTGCTCGCCAAGCTCTTCGCAGTCCTCTTCTTTCACTTCTGCTTCGCCGGCGCAGGCTGTGCCGAACCAGCGCACtatggcagtggcagcaggcCGGTGAAGTCAAAGCTGAATATGCTGCAGAGAGATTGTGCAGGACGTTCCCGCCTGCGACACTGAAACAAGATCCAGGGTTTTGCTCAGCCCTCGAACAATTCAACGAAACCAAGCAATGCAAAACGCAAACAAGCCCCTCGGTATCTCTTTGCACAAAAGCACGAATGCCCTCTCAACAATTCCCTGCATCGCCGCGCGTTCGAAAATAGCGGGCCGTGTGCAGCCCAAGCATTCCTGGACAGCATTAGCCATCATTAAAGCCGTCATGCTATCGCACTCTTATTCCGATCGTTGGTTGAAAATACCTGATGATGCTGTTTTTCACTGGCCTGTTTTTCTAAGAAAGGCGAATATTCCAAGTACCAAAGAAATATGAGAAGAAAATTTCTTGCAGGGGTAAATATTTTGTTCATACTATCTATTCCCGGAAAATAGGAAACAACGAAACGTTCATGTTTAAAAACAAAATTAACCGATCTAAAAGATGTTCAGATCGCTTAGAAAGCCTAAGACTTTCTACAAGCTTTATTTGAATGCAGAACGCAGTGAAAAGTTCTGTAATCTGGTTTGCGCCATGATATTTCGCTGCTTGCTCCTGGCTTTATAATTCATTGCCCAAAGTCATGTAGTTGGCCGTTTTCTTTCAGATATATTATATCTCTTTTTTACAATACAGGAATAGACAGATCCCTAGTGCTTTTTCTGGGGAGGTGTCTTCGCTGACGGCAATACTTTCCTGCTCATAGTCGAAGATGAGCAGCCTTATGAGCCCCCAGACAGTACATGGTCCTATGAGGTCATTTAGCGGTAGCTGAAAAAAAAGCCTTTATAACCACAGTATAGTGCCTTAGAGGTGAAAACATCTTTTTTAGACGCAGAACGCTAACTAATGAGCCTTTGCTTTTTCAGTGCATTAGCATTTTCAGTTTGTTacttgtaaaataccttacaaggacCCTACAAGGAGCATCCAGTAAGGTGTTCATATAACCAAGTAAGCACATAAAAGTCGCAATCTCATGACACTACGAAGTTGGCCGAAAACACCAGCCAGGTGCATAGCCTAAAATTAGAAACATATTAGCGACATACATCTGCGTATAAGAACAATAAAGAAGACAACTCGATGAGTGTGTAAAAAAGTGCaagagaaaaaataagaaaaataaaacaaaaaagtgaGTCTGATAGCATGGGTAACAAAGGTTAAGCAAGCTGAATACATGCCTGAACTTTACGCGGTTAGTGTCCGCAACTATGTTACTGGCGGGGGAAAGGGGGGAAGGGCCGTTCCGGAGACGAATGGCATGTAGCATTGCATACGCGTTAAATGCTTCAGTTTTACCGTGCATAAGCGTGATGCTAAGATGATCGTGTAATCTCTTCACGGAGACATGTCGGACGTAATTCCGACATGTCTGCAACTGGCCTGTCTTAAATGTTGCACTTTGGAAGTTTTTAAGAAGTAGGCAATATAGGAAAGAGGTTCGACAATAACGAGAGCATTCTTCCAAAGCCAGCGTCGCAGGTTCGCTTTTAAAGCTACGTTCAGAAAGGGCATAACATTGAGTATTTTTGATAGGAACAGGATAAACTCTTTCAATTTTCGTTCATTTTCATCAATGCGATAAGGTTTACTTTAAACCTGAGCTTGCTTTCAAATTTGACCTTAAGAACAATGGAACAGTGTGCAAAACGCACGTAGGTCAGACACGCAGCTGCACCTTTTTTATATTCATTAGGCTCTCGACGAAAAAGAAGTTTAAAAATTGAACAAAACTGGCACAGCATTCGAAGAAACCGTTTTGCCCTCTAAGCAAAAGTGTGCTAAGAATACATAGTTACGCCTAATTTCCAGGGCAATCGCGATGCAAATTTCGACAAGAATGAAATTCTTTGTGAACTTTTCTCTACggtctcaagaaagaaaaaaaaacgattgcatTTACTTCTTGTAATGTACATTTTACGAAAGTAACCGTAAACCTGAGAAATATTTACTGCAGGTTGTTCAACGAAAACGATCTGTATATGAATTTCGAATATGAGTTCTTTAAAATCATTTTCGATCCCAAGCACGTATTGTCAAATACACCTGTATCCTCGTTTTGCTGTCGCCAGCTATGAAGGCTATCACCAAATGGGTTTTGGGGGCCTCAAAGCAATTAAATGCCCTCCTTACCAGTTATATCTTTAGTAAATATGTGGGAATTCTGTGCAGTGCATCTTTACGTAGCAGTAATAAAGGTGCCTTCATCAGCTTATTAATATCTCCGCTCGCGAAGCAACTTCTCCTGCTATggtctgcaaaaaagaaaaagaaagaaaaaggagcgtTTCTGACTGAGATGTGCAATAATATACGTCACTATCACTGGCTATAAATCCCAGAAaagaattgtttttctttttcggcttGTATAACAGATTTGCAGGTAAATAACGTTACACGAGATGTAACGCGATGTGGGACTATTGGGCTACCGGAAAGAGAAAACAGTATACTATGATGTTCACACGAACCCCTTTCACAGACAAACAGCAAAGCACGCTTAAGTGCGGATGCTCGCAGTGCTTTATTCTTCGTTACTGCGAACTCATGTCGCAAAATGAAGTGAACGCACGAGAGCTGACGCGTTTATCAGTGTCGGCGAGAACGGCGTCATCCTCCGCGACCCACACCAAGCTTATTGCACCAACGTGATTAAGAAGTGCACGCGATACAACGAAACACGGCAAAGCCTTTCCCGTCACGTATGGTGGTGTATCGCGTGACCTCGAAGATCGCTCGCTTTACGTACCTGCCCAACAGAAGTCATTTCGCTCAAGGCTGCAATTAATACACCGCGATCACATGGATGCGCCACTAATAGCGTTGAATATCATCAGAAAAAACACGGTACAAAAGGCAGAGGGACAACTCCGAGCTCCTCTCCCTCGTCAGATGCGAAGGCGCAGCGGACACAGAGAACagtcgtcacttacagcgcatacatagacgagggacaaaagatgtatgtaggtatgtatgCGTCTACGTAtgtgctgtaagtgacgattcataccatggaataccaactaaccCGTACCCTAAGGTTGCTACAGAGAACAGTGTGGGCATGTGAATGtggatttaaaaaaataaagaagccagAAGCACATAATATTTGCGTCGTGAACCAGACTTTATTGCGAGGCGCGTTGCAACTTGAGAAATTTATAAATAACCTCGCATTTTGATTGTGGGAATGTGGCATACTTCACGAAAATAAACAGAACAATTCACAGGAATTCAACAGTCCAGTGATAAAGCTTATTGGAAGAGCACGAGGCTTGCTAC
The sequence above is a segment of the Dermacentor variabilis isolate Ectoservices chromosome 7, ASM5094787v1, whole genome shotgun sequence genome. Coding sequences within it:
- the LOC142588789 gene encoding uncharacterized protein LOC142588789, which translates into the protein MPDITLMYKTGEELITYATTSTNTLAEGVTPIEERCFPDVAITATGDSCQFWRGFHGMNCTANFTKDGGSEKYNAMNASCRYYFLDEAYEPMRTHEHILAQAVIGYTGSNGWVPHGYCAVFNVTYLGGYIRFAGDWNLPENGWLEPT